One window from the genome of Bradyrhizobium xenonodulans encodes:
- a CDS encoding carboxymuconolactone decarboxylase family protein, with product MSDLTPEQQVLKEAYIKARGYWRPWTEGLLRLDPGFLDTYGRYAGYPAATGPLSSKMCELIYVALDGSSTHLFRDGLALHLRLALQQGATAREIIDVFRLATAQGLDGCNLGIGILAEELASAGLEVDQSELSDEQSALRDAYVAQFGDWPDFCEQWLRRDPGYFAVLLDLLAGGQAGDGLDQRSQCLISIALNACFTALNPHGLRVQIRRALRLGIAQREILQVLQMTAHLGVHACAIGVPVLMEALDERAAKADAGEDGKRPTQGGEPE from the coding sequence ATGTCCGATCTGACGCCGGAACAACAGGTGCTGAAAGAGGCCTACATCAAGGCCCGCGGTTATTGGCGACCCTGGACGGAAGGCCTGTTGCGCCTCGATCCCGGGTTTCTCGACACCTATGGCAGATATGCGGGCTATCCCGCGGCCACGGGGCCGCTCTCTTCCAAAATGTGCGAGCTGATCTACGTCGCACTCGACGGCTCGTCGACGCATCTGTTCCGCGACGGCCTCGCGCTGCACCTCCGCCTCGCGCTTCAGCAGGGCGCCACGGCACGGGAGATCATCGACGTGTTCCGCCTCGCGACGGCCCAGGGATTGGACGGCTGCAATCTCGGCATCGGAATCCTGGCGGAGGAATTGGCAAGCGCGGGCCTGGAGGTCGACCAGTCCGAGCTCTCGGACGAGCAGAGTGCGCTGCGCGATGCCTATGTCGCACAATTCGGGGACTGGCCTGATTTCTGCGAGCAATGGCTGCGGCGCGATCCCGGCTATTTCGCCGTTTTGCTGGATCTCCTCGCGGGCGGGCAGGCCGGAGACGGTCTCGACCAACGCTCGCAATGCCTGATCTCGATCGCGTTGAACGCTTGCTTCACGGCGCTCAATCCCCACGGGCTGCGCGTGCAGATCAGGCGCGCCCTGCGGCTCGGCATCGCGCAGCGGGAGATCCTTCAGGTTCTCCAGATGACGGCTCATCTCGGCGTCCACGCCTGCGCGATCGGCGTGCCGGTTCTGATGGAAGCGCTCGACGAGCGCGCCGCGAAGGCCGATGCGGGCGAGGACGGGAAACGACCGACCCAGGGAGGAGAACCGGAATGA
- a CDS encoding SDR family NAD(P)-dependent oxidoreductase, with product MAAQGEAAGLLHDRLVMVTGAGQGIGRAIALGVASAGARVAVADLRQERAEVTAGEIRAGGREAIAYALDVTDAAACTEMAKRVDQEFGSADVIVNNAGIIIREPIDSPRAHENWRQVFDVNVNGTFNVVHAFIPALRKSRGCIINVASVAAFGGMNGALGYSPSKGAVRLFTQALARDLAPDGIRVNAVAPGIIATEMSESTRDNPARLSGLMGRTPLKRVGQPDEIAGPVIFLASAMASYVNGVILPVDGGYLA from the coding sequence ATGGCCGCCCAGGGTGAGGCCGCGGGTCTGTTGCACGATCGTCTCGTCATGGTGACGGGCGCGGGGCAGGGGATCGGACGCGCCATCGCGCTGGGGGTTGCCTCCGCGGGGGCAAGAGTCGCCGTGGCCGATCTGCGGCAGGAACGGGCGGAGGTCACCGCAGGCGAAATACGAGCCGGAGGCCGGGAGGCGATCGCCTACGCGCTCGACGTGACCGACGCTGCGGCGTGTACCGAGATGGCGAAGCGGGTCGATCAGGAATTCGGCTCCGCCGACGTCATCGTCAACAATGCCGGAATCATCATTCGGGAGCCGATCGACAGCCCGCGCGCGCACGAGAATTGGCGCCAGGTATTCGACGTCAACGTCAACGGCACCTTCAACGTGGTTCATGCCTTTATTCCCGCGCTGCGCAAGTCGCGGGGGTGCATCATCAACGTGGCGTCGGTCGCGGCCTTTGGCGGCATGAATGGTGCGCTCGGCTATTCGCCGTCCAAGGGGGCGGTGAGGCTGTTCACGCAGGCGCTCGCCCGCGATCTCGCGCCTGACGGCATCCGGGTCAACGCCGTCGCGCCCGGCATCATTGCGACCGAGATGAGCGAGAGCACGCGCGATAACCCGGCGAGGCTGTCCGGTCTGATGGGGCGGACCCCGTTGAAGCGCGTGGGCCAGCCGGACGAGATCGCAGGGCCGGTGATCTTTCTCGCCTCGGCGATGGCGTCCTATGTCAACGGCGTCATCCTGCCCGTCGACGGCGGGTATCTCGCCTAG
- a CDS encoding tripartite tricarboxylate transporter TctB family protein, with the protein MKGLAIRNQRAFASGALFLAFAIFFFVEALAYPAGTAAKMGPGYFPRLLAIVLAAIGLVVILGAVRSTADREALRRWDLKGLAWVTGSVVLFGALLFPLGLVGALFVLIMVSSRASHEFTWTGALANAAVLIALCLAVFVYGLGLPLPVWPSLLN; encoded by the coding sequence ATGAAGGGGTTGGCGATCCGCAATCAGAGGGCTTTCGCGTCGGGCGCCCTGTTCCTCGCCTTCGCGATCTTCTTTTTCGTCGAGGCATTGGCGTATCCCGCAGGCACGGCCGCGAAGATGGGACCGGGCTATTTCCCACGCCTGCTCGCGATCGTGCTCGCCGCCATTGGTCTCGTCGTGATCCTCGGTGCTGTCCGGTCGACCGCGGATCGGGAAGCGCTGCGCAGATGGGATCTCAAGGGGCTCGCCTGGGTGACCGGCTCGGTGGTCCTGTTCGGCGCCCTGCTGTTTCCGCTCGGTCTGGTCGGAGCCCTGTTCGTCCTGATCATGGTGTCGAGCCGGGCCAGTCACGAGTTCACCTGGACGGGTGCGCTGGCGAACGCGGCCGTGCTGATCGCGCTGTGTCTGGCCGTCTTCGTCTACGGCCTCGGGCTGCCATTGCCCGTCTGGCCGTCTCTTCTCAACTGA
- a CDS encoding tripartite tricarboxylate transporter permease has translation MDLFHNLAIGFATAAQPANLLYAFVGCLLGTLIGVLPGLGPLATIAMLLPITYALPPDAALIMLAGIYYGAQYGGSTTAIVVNLPGESSSVVTTIDGYQMAKQGRAGVALATAAIGSFFAGCVATLALAALAGPLTATALLFGPKEFFALMILGLILASVLSSGPFIEGIGMVVLGMLLSLVGTDLNSGSQRFAFGVPQLFDGLDFVPLAMGIFGFAEIVKNLEQDDKLSLVTQKITNLFPTRDDFRRMVPAMLRGTALGTLLGVLPGGGAVLSSFASYTLEKKLSRRPEEFGKGAIEGVAGPESANNAGAQTSFIPLLTLGVPSNVVMALMVGAMNIHNIHPGPEVMTKNPTLFWGLIVSMWVGNLMLLILNLPLVGLWVKLLTIPYRYLFPAIMVFCSIGVYSINSGTFEVYEAALFCVFGYVLIKLQLPAAPLLLGLVLGPAIEENFRRAMVLSRGDVTALFTSPLSASLLAAAAIAILLIMLPTIRARREEALQE, from the coding sequence ATGGATCTCTTCCACAATCTCGCGATCGGCTTTGCCACGGCAGCCCAGCCCGCCAATCTGCTCTACGCCTTCGTCGGCTGCCTGCTCGGGACCTTGATCGGCGTGCTGCCGGGCCTCGGCCCGCTCGCAACCATCGCGATGCTGCTGCCGATCACCTATGCGCTGCCACCGGACGCCGCGCTGATCATGCTCGCCGGAATCTATTACGGCGCGCAATATGGCGGCTCGACCACGGCCATCGTCGTCAATCTGCCCGGCGAGTCTTCATCGGTCGTGACCACGATCGACGGCTATCAGATGGCCAAGCAGGGCCGCGCGGGCGTGGCGCTCGCCACCGCCGCGATCGGCTCGTTCTTCGCCGGATGCGTGGCGACGCTTGCCCTGGCCGCCCTCGCAGGTCCGCTGACCGCGACCGCGCTGCTGTTCGGCCCCAAGGAATTCTTCGCGCTCATGATCCTGGGCCTGATCCTTGCCTCCGTGCTGTCGAGCGGCCCGTTCATCGAGGGCATCGGCATGGTCGTGCTCGGCATGCTCTTGAGCCTCGTCGGCACCGATTTGAACAGCGGCAGCCAGCGTTTTGCCTTCGGCGTCCCCCAGCTGTTCGACGGCCTCGATTTCGTGCCGCTGGCGATGGGCATCTTCGGCTTTGCCGAGATCGTCAAGAATCTGGAGCAGGACGACAAGCTGTCGCTGGTCACCCAGAAGATCACCAATCTGTTTCCGACCCGCGACGATTTCCGCCGCATGGTGCCGGCGATGCTGCGCGGCACGGCGCTCGGCACGCTGCTGGGAGTCCTGCCCGGCGGAGGCGCGGTGCTATCGTCCTTCGCGTCCTATACGCTTGAGAAGAAGCTGTCGCGGCGTCCCGAAGAGTTCGGCAAGGGCGCGATCGAGGGCGTCGCGGGGCCGGAGTCCGCGAACAACGCCGGCGCCCAGACCTCGTTCATTCCGCTGCTGACGTTAGGGGTTCCCTCCAACGTGGTGATGGCGCTGATGGTTGGCGCCATGAACATCCACAACATCCATCCGGGCCCGGAGGTGATGACGAAGAATCCGACCCTGTTTTGGGGCCTGATCGTCTCGATGTGGGTCGGCAATCTGATGCTGCTGATCCTCAATCTTCCGCTGGTCGGGTTGTGGGTGAAGCTGCTCACCATTCCCTATCGCTACCTGTTTCCGGCGATCATGGTGTTCTGCTCGATCGGCGTCTATTCCATCAACAGCGGAACGTTCGAGGTCTACGAAGCCGCATTGTTCTGCGTGTTCGGCTACGTCCTGATCAAGCTCCAATTGCCGGCGGCGCCGCTGCTCCTGGGCCTAGTTCTGGGCCCCGCGATCGAAGAGAACTTCCGCCGCGCCATGGTGCTGTCGCGCGGCGACGTCACCGCGCTGTTCACCTCGCCGCTCTCGGCGAGCCTTCTGGCTGCGGCGGCCATCGCGATCCTCCTGATCATGCTGCCCACGATCCGTGCGCGCCGCGAGGAGGCGCTCCAGGAATGA
- a CDS encoding SDR family NAD(P)-dependent oxidoreductase: MTETRDQTLAGRVALVTGAGNGIGRATALKLAARGAIVGVNDLKPEFVSSTVEAIKAAGGEALAATQDVSTRDGMRQAVLGLAERQGRFDILVNNAAWVRYQSVADIAPETVERMLNIGFKAVMWGIQAAAEVMDAERGGAIVNVASVAGLISAKNSMVYSGIKAGVMGITRAAAAELGARNIRVNAVAPSAIPTEGTMRNRNAELDARRIERTPLGRLGTVDDIAKAICFLTGDESSFISAQVLTVDGGIVLTNIA, translated from the coding sequence ATGACCGAGACCAGGGATCAGACGCTCGCGGGCCGCGTCGCACTCGTCACCGGCGCCGGGAACGGGATCGGCCGCGCGACCGCGCTCAAGCTCGCCGCGCGCGGCGCAATCGTCGGCGTTAATGATCTGAAGCCGGAGTTCGTGAGCAGCACGGTGGAGGCCATCAAGGCAGCGGGTGGCGAGGCGCTGGCCGCCACGCAGGACGTATCGACCCGCGACGGCATGCGGCAGGCGGTGCTGGGATTGGCGGAGCGACAGGGCCGCTTCGACATCCTCGTCAACAACGCGGCCTGGGTCCGCTATCAATCGGTCGCGGACATCGCGCCGGAAACCGTCGAGCGCATGCTCAACATCGGCTTCAAGGCGGTGATGTGGGGCATCCAGGCGGCCGCGGAAGTCATGGATGCCGAACGCGGCGGCGCGATCGTCAACGTCGCCTCGGTGGCTGGCCTGATCTCCGCCAAGAACAGCATGGTCTATAGCGGCATCAAGGCCGGCGTGATGGGCATTACGCGCGCTGCCGCGGCGGAGCTCGGTGCGCGCAACATCCGCGTCAACGCGGTGGCGCCCTCGGCGATTCCGACCGAGGGGACCATGCGCAACCGCAACGCCGAGCTCGATGCGCGCCGGATCGAACGGACGCCGCTGGGCCGGCTCGGCACGGTCGACGACATCGCCAAGGCGATCTGTTTTCTCACCGGCGATGAGAGCAGCTTCATTTCGGCGCAGGTGCTCACCGTCGATGGCGGGATCGTCCTGACCAACATTGCCTGA
- a CDS encoding acyl-CoA dehydrogenase family protein — protein MMTMAGEGLQPDEFAATAARAVTACAGLDVREQAQNLAGDGLLGVVADEEVGGLALPLGFAVPVIAAAHSGLLAFPLLETILVGRLLQSSLTRLAAAVVSGKTLATIAWQGEAVAERDGGVLLLSGTVARAPCAATVDYILVRMSDGAAALIPTNAEGVVVEEAAGLDLTTPEHAVRLQRVEIPIGSILPADTWDTLGSDANVLRAAAILGSAEACLSLAQEHASTRRQFGHALSFNQAIRHALARQKLGLESIRHAITRSLSGDGGPVQRDAAFLAAATYGSSISEGALQIHGGMGFTWDVPVHRHLRRIRTLQAQGDASGLISAFGRRYVSEVAPFTEAGA, from the coding sequence ATGATGACCATGGCCGGTGAAGGACTTCAACCCGACGAGTTCGCGGCAACCGCTGCACGCGCAGTGACCGCATGCGCGGGTCTGGATGTGCGCGAACAGGCGCAAAATCTCGCCGGTGACGGTCTGCTCGGCGTCGTCGCGGACGAGGAGGTGGGGGGACTTGCCCTGCCGCTCGGCTTTGCGGTGCCGGTGATTGCGGCCGCTCATTCGGGATTGCTCGCCTTTCCGCTCCTGGAGACCATTCTCGTCGGCCGCCTGCTCCAGTCATCGCTGACGCGGCTGGCCGCTGCGGTCGTCTCCGGCAAGACATTGGCCACGATCGCATGGCAGGGCGAGGCCGTCGCCGAACGGGACGGCGGGGTGCTGCTGCTGAGCGGAACGGTGGCGCGCGCGCCTTGCGCAGCGACCGTCGACTATATCCTGGTGCGGATGAGCGACGGCGCCGCGGCATTGATCCCGACCAATGCCGAAGGTGTTGTGGTGGAGGAAGCAGCCGGCCTCGACCTGACGACGCCGGAGCACGCGGTGCGGCTCCAGAGGGTCGAGATTCCGATTGGCTCCATCCTGCCGGCGGACACATGGGACACGCTCGGCTCCGATGCTAACGTGCTTCGCGCTGCGGCCATCCTGGGATCGGCCGAAGCCTGCCTGTCGCTGGCGCAGGAGCATGCCTCGACGCGCCGCCAGTTCGGCCACGCTCTGTCCTTTAACCAGGCCATCCGTCACGCGCTGGCGCGCCAGAAGCTGGGACTTGAAAGCATCCGTCACGCGATCACGCGCAGCCTGTCCGGGGACGGCGGTCCGGTTCAGCGCGATGCCGCGTTTCTGGCAGCAGCGACCTATGGCAGCTCGATCAGCGAAGGCGCGTTGCAGATCCATGGCGGCATGGGTTTTACCTGGGACGTCCCGGTGCATCGTCATTTGCGCCGCATCCGCACACTCCAGGCTCAGGGCGACGCCAGCGGGCTGATCAGCGCGTTCGGCCGCCGCTACGTATCGGAAGTTGCTCCATTCACCGAAGCGGGAGCATGA